From Salvelinus sp. IW2-2015 linkage group LG18, ASM291031v2, whole genome shotgun sequence, a single genomic window includes:
- the LOC111978218 gene encoding RING finger protein unkempt homolog — MNANALPFYPTSDTVESVVESALDDLDLNVFGMSALERSLDGSSALPRAMLGGNQLQSSAPVNIPGSLCSSAPFSSPSPSPPIRAHQSPFFSAHLSQPGQSESSFLGPSHSSLGLNGMSSSIWEHPSGQGSPGTPPALLPSMGQSMETARVRQELDDANRLLKHWDHTWRHTTQAWASLKSDAEESRCSAGRLALQAEHARQDEEEAQRQTSFLQEALDGMRTGDNPHLALHQLQLVHRLPVECVVSLQAQLCTCLHTVEQVVYRKQRQCCVMCGGQGSVSQPCRHGLQCDSCSAECPLCPEQTLDQFS, encoded by the exons ATGAATGCCAACGCACTGCCCTTCTACCCCACCAGCGACACCGTCGAGTCTGTAGTTG AGTCAGCTCTGGATGACCTGGACCTGAATGTCTTTGGGATGTCTGCCCTGGAGAGAAGCCTGGACGGCAGCTCAGCTCTGCCCCGAGCCATGCTAG GAGGGAACCAGCTCCAGAGTTCGGCTCCTGTCAACATCCCAGGATCCCTCTGCAGCTCCGCCCCTTTCAGCTCACCTTCGCCCTCGCCACCAATCAGAGCCCACCAGTCACCATTCTTCTCCGCTCATCTGTCGCAGCCKGGCCAATCAGAAAGCAGCTTCTTGGGGCCATCTCATAGCTCTCTAG GTCTGAATGGTATGAGCAGTAGTATCTGGGAGCACCCGTCAGGCCAGGGTTCTCCCGGTACACCGCCGGCCCTGCTACCCTCCATGGGCCAGAGCATGGAGACAGCCCGGGTCCGACAGGAACTAGACGATGCTAACAGACTACTGAAACACTGGGACCACACCTGGAGACATACAACACAG GCGTGGGCGTCGTTGAAGTCGGATGCGGAGGAGTCTCGTTGCTCGGCCGGTCGGTTAGCTTTACAAGCGGAGCATGCCaggcaggatgaggaggaggcgCAGAGACAGACCTCCTTCCTCCAGGAGGCGCTGGACGGCATGAGGACAGGTGACAACCCCCACCTGGCCCTGCACCAGCTACAGCTGGTCCACAGACTGCCTGTAGAGTGTGTGGTCAGTCTGCAGGCCCAGCTCTGTACATGTCTACACACCGTGGAGCAG GTGGTGTATAGAAAGCAGAGgcagtgttgtgtgatgtgtggagGGCAGGGCTCAGTCTCTCAGCCCTGTAGACACGGTCTGCAGTGTGACAGCTGCTCTGCAGAGTGCCCCCTTTGCCCAGAACAGACCCTGGATCAGTTTTCCTGA